CTTGTCGGTGTCGATGTGGACGCGGTTTTCTTGGCGACCGGACGTTCTCGAATTGAGGCTCTAATAGAGCCGTCTTCCGTAGATCCGCTTTTGCTTCATGCCTCGCTTCCGATCCTACCGTTCGCAGACGAAACCTTTGATCTCGTTACCTGCTTTCTCGTTATGCCGCATGTTCCTGATGACACAACCGCATTAACTGAACTGGCGCGGGTCTTGAAACCCGGTGGAACCCTCGCGATTTCTGGGCACGGCATGGGGTTTCCACTCAGGTATCTCAAACGTTTCAAACTCAAGCCGTTACAGATGTATCTCGCGAGTCTGATTTATGGATGCACTGGAAAAAAGTGGATTCGGAACACACTGCAGAACGATAAAATGATCTGTGACATCTTAGCGCGTATCGGTGTGGTGCCAGAAATGCGGCACTCTAACAAAAAGGTGCTTGGATGCGTTGCGACTTACTGGATTAAGGCGATTAAGAGTGAGGTGAGTCCTAAAGCGACACAGTAATAGGAAAAGATCGAGAATTTCCCTCGGTTGAGTATCACCAGGAGGAACCGCAGCGCCATATAGCCGACAATAAACGAGGCAAGCATCCCAGATCCGACAATGTAAAGCGGTATTGTGGTGTCTCCGACATCTCGGATTTTGAGCGCAACCGCACCGAGTATCGCAGGAATTGAGAGTAGAAACGAGTATTCGGCGGCGGTTTTAGCGGGAATCCCCAGGAATAGTGCCAGCGAGATTGTTGTACCGGAACGGGAGATGCCGGGTGTAATTGCACAACCTTGCGCGATGCCAATAAGCGGCGCATGCCACGTCTTTAGATCTTCCGTAGATGCGTCCGGAGAATCCGGTTTCTCTCTGCGGAGTCGCGGGAGTTGGAGTATAACACCGGTGAGGATTAACATGACGCTCACGATACGGACTTCGTCGAAAAAAGACTCTAATTGCGTCTTGAACACCACTGCAATAATGCCCGTCGGGATGGAACCGATGAATATCAGCCATATAAACTTGAGTTCTGCTGATGTGTTGAGCATTGACTTCGGGGGGTTCCGCCAAAATTGGGTATCCGCGACCGCAGAAAGTCCACCTACCACTAACCTCCCTATCGCATCACGATACGCGACGAGAACAGCGGCTAATGTACCGACGTGGAGCATCACATCAAAAAAGACGAGGGGTTCCTTGAGTCCGAGGAATTGCTGTGCCAAGACGAGGTGTCCTGAGCTACTGACGGGTAGGAATTCTGTTAAACCTTGTAAAATCCCGAGAAGAATCGCTTCAAGAAATGTCATGTGGTTATTGTAGCACTTAAAACGTTGGCTTTCAATGCTAAATTTTCGCACAATTGCTGAAATGCAGAAGCAGCCTGCAACATCGGCGCAGGCGGATTTAAGAGAGTAACGTTAATGTCGAAACGCACGTTATTCCTCCGCAAGGTAAAATTAAAAGTATAATGTGTTGACGCTGTTCCAGATTTGTGTTAAAATTCTTGTTAAAATGCTGAAGGAGGCACAAGGATGCGTAGAAATCTATTCCTGTTGGGGCTTACGGCGATCTGTGTATTTGCGGTAAGTCTCTCGTATGCTATTGAGGAAGGGGACATCCTCGTCTATTACTCTTTTGACAAGTTGAGTGGTGATAAAGTCCCCGATGATTCCGGCAACGGTAATGACGCAGTATTGGCTGGAAAGGGTTCCCTCGTTGATGGGGCATTCAATAAAGCTATCCATCTGAACGGTGGGGTCGTTGTAATGGAACAGAATGACTTTATCGTTCCAATCGGTGAGAAGACAGAGATTACAATGGAAGCATGGTTTTTCCTGAACCAGCACGCTGCGTATGATGGGATCATCTCGATTGAAGCCGCTGCCGGTGGATGTTGTGAATTCCGGACGATGGTGAACCCCGGTTTCAACCCGTTTTGGGATGCTGGGCATCACGCCGACAAAAGTCTTGGCAACTTCAAATTTGAATTGAAAGAGTGGTACCACTACGTTTTGGTTGCCGATGGGAAAGATGGCAAAATCTATGTCAACGGTAAATTTATCGGTGAGCAACCAGAAAACTTTAAGTGGCCCAAGTTCAAAGAAGCAGCAATTTACATCGGGGCAGGCGAGAATCCGAACCTACACAAAGTCGAGGACGCAATTATAGATGAAGTCGTCATCTACGCCAAGGCGTTGACTGAAGAAGAGGTGCGAGAATCAATGGAACTGAGTGTGCCAGTGGTGCTTGCTGTTGATGCCCGCGATAAATTGGCGGTGACGTGGGGAGAATTGAAAACCGATTTCTAACGTAACTTGTAGGGCGAGGCACTTCTACCTCAGCGGAAGCATGCCATCATGATGAGCGTGATCGCATGACTTCCGAAGCCCTACACCCATTCGGAGGTGCTATGAAGTTAGGATTCTTATCAAAAATTTTTGAAGGTGCGCTGAGTATTGAAAAAACATATAACCAATGTGATCAGGCACTGAGTGAACTAAAAGCCTATAACGAAAAACGCAAAGAGGCGGGTTTTCAGATCTCAACTGAGGAAAAAGAGGCATTAGACGAGGTTGTCAACACGGCTATTACAAATGCTACCCGTATCATTGATAAAGAAGGTGAACGGAATTGGCCCGGTGTGTTTCGGGAAATGCACGCGAATTTGGCACACCTCTATTTGGAACTTGACGAACACGATAAAGTTCGAGAGGAGTGTGAACGCCTCCAAGGCTATGGCGAAGCCGGTAGGCTGGATGCCGATGAGGTGCTGGAGAGCCTCAAGGAGAAAGAGGAAGGCGAGAGCACGTCTTAACAGCAAGTTTTAATAGTTTTCGGTTCGCCCGCTGCGCAGGCTTTCAGTTATTAGTTTTCAATGAAGAGGTGTTTTTGCTTGGGGGTTTCCCTTGTTTAATAAAACCCTCTTGTAACCGACAACTGACAACTGACAACTGACAACTAATTTAAAAAATGCAATTCCTAAACCCCGCCGCGTTTTATCTACTCGGTATTATTCCAATCGTGCTGGCTCTTCACTTCCTGAAATTACGCCGCCACACCCGCCTCGTTCCCAGCATTATGTTTTGGCTCTCCACCGACGAAGACCGGAGAGCAAATATCCCTTTCCAACGACTCCGGAACTTACTCCTCCCACTCCTACAGGTGCTGTTTCTGTTGCTCCTTGTATGCAGCGTCGCGCGTCCCGCCCTGCGTAGACCCGGATTCATGCCCGGTAAAGCAATCCTCATCGTTGATAATTCGGCGAGTATGTCGTCAAAGGAGATGGGAGAAACCCGACTCACACTCGCAAAACAGGCAGCGCAGCAGTATGTTAAAGAGGTCGCCGCGAGGGGTGGGATGATGCTCATGGTGACGAATTCCCCTGAAACCTACATCCAACAGGCTTTTACAACGGATACCTCGAAACTCCATCAAGCGATAGAAAGTATTGCTGAGACACATACCCCGCGAAATCTACGTCCCATCTTTGATGCCGCAACACGCTATGCGGATTCGCCACAGGATAAGATTGTCTTTATCAGTGATACATTTGAAAACCTACCGGATGTATCGCTACCGGTGCAGGAAATCGGCGTCGGTGGAGATGCAGAGAATGTCGGTATCGTTCGGTTCAGCGTTGAAATGTTAGCCGATCGTTACGAAGTCCTCATCGGCATTCAGAATTTTACGGATACACCGAGGGAAATCGACGTTCAATTGGCGGTGGAGACTGTTCCGCTTGATGATAGAACGGTGTCTGTTCCGTCCGACGCGACCAGATCGGTACTGTTTTCAGGGGATCCGAGCGGTTTAGAGGGAAAGATTCTTAGCGGTCACCTCGGTGTGGATGACGACTTTCCGCTTGATAACAGTGCATGGGCACTTCTCTCGCCTGTTCCCTCACTGCGGATTTCGCTTGTGAGCGACAATCGAAGATCGTTGTTACCCGAACTATTGAAGTCTTATGGTGATAACGTGCAACTACATTTGGTTAATCCAGTGGACTATCACGGCACTGGTGATGCGGATGTCGCAATTTTCGAGGGTGACACGCTCGCCGGACGCGAGGCTTTCGGACGCTCCATATTATATGAAGCGTCCGAAATTGCCTCTGGAACGGCTTTGGTCTTCATAGCTCCTGGTGACAATTTCCCTTTCATTCGAGAAGATGCATCGATTGTTGAAACCGAGAGGACACCTGTGCGCGTTATCAAAGAGGATGTGAATCACCCGCTCATGGAGAATGTATCGCTGCAGGGATTACAAGTGAGTGAGTCTACACACCGAGTGTTGCCACTCTGGGGGCATTCGCTTGTTGAAACGGAGAAAGGCGCATTGATATGGAGCGGTAGCAGATTGGGCACTCGGCTCCTTGTTTTTGAGTTCGATGCGTTTAACCCCGAAATCTCTAACTTTGCACTGACGATTCCCGAAGTCCCACAATTTATCTATCAGTGTTTAGCGTGGTTTGAAGCCGGAACTGCTCCGCTCCAACCCCTCCAATCTCAGAAAAGTCGGACTCGGCATGCCTTCCGAACTGGAGAAGTGGTGAACGTCGCTTTGACACGTGAGGGACGCACGCTGCACGTGCAGAAACCGGATGGAACGGCGGTTAGAGTGGACAGTCCGATATACGACGAGACAGATCAGATTGGGGTCTACACCCTTTTCGAGGACGATACACAGCTTGAGCGGTTCACGGTCAATTTGCTGAACCCTACGGAATCTGCGCTGTCCTATTCTCCAACAGTCCAGATTACAGAGCCTTCAGTGGATGTAGTGGCTGGATTACAACCGATGGCGCAGGAGATATGGCGTTGGTTCGCGCTTGCGGCGTTCCTGCTTCTCATGTTGGAGTGGTGGTTCTACCATCGGAGTAGCGTGTAATAGGAAATAGAAACGGGCGGATACAGAGAACCGCCCGTGGATTTAGTGATATTCAACTTAATGGTTACGACTTCACTCAATTAATTGATCGCACTCAGAATTGTCTGAAGCAGTTGGGCTTTTGGTTTCACTCCTCCTAAACGACCTACAACCTTTCCATCTTGGAACACAATATAAGTCGGATGTGCCCTAACCTGATATTTTCCGGTTGTTTGTCGACTCTGCGCGACATTCATTTTCGCGACAACAAACGTGTTCCTGTTCTCTAAAGCAATTTCGGCGACAACTGGCGCCATCTGTTTACAGAACGGTCAGCCGTCCTTTACAAACTCAACCACGACAGGTATTTCGGAGTTGAGCACAAGGGAGTTAAACGTCGCATCGGTGACTGCAAAAGGAATACCGGAGGTTTTACTGGCAGTGGTAAACCGAAGGTTGATGTCGGTTGAGTTGCCCGCAGCGTCCTCGACTTTCCCAGCAATGATGTATGTTATCTCGTTATTAAGTGCTTTGCCTTTGACGAGTTCAAGTGTCCCTTTCTTACCATCAACTTTGCCGAGCCAACCCGCGTCAACACCTGCTACCGTTCGCAGTGCAATATTACCGGTTACCTCTTCGCTGAATTCAACTTCGATCCGTCCGCTGCTGTTCAGTGCATCGGGGTCAACGTCCTTATCACCGGCATTGACGGTTCCACTGGTAATTTCGGGGGCTTCGGTGTCTGGGACTTCGACGGTATAAGTGAGCGTTTGGCTCCCATCTGCCCAAGTGACGGTCAGTGCAAGTGCGCCTGGGTCGAACGGACCCGTGATTCGCACCCGTTTGCCAATAGTTGTGGCATCACCTGTACTCACTGTAACATCCTCTGGTGTGTTGTCAAAGGTGAGGGTGATGGTATCGTCGACGGCAATTTCCGATCGAATGACTGGGGTTACGCTAACAAACGCTGCGGGGGTTTTGATGGTATAGTTGAGCGTCTGGCTCCCATCTGCCCAAGTGATTGTAAGTGCGAGTGCGCCTGGGTCGAAGGGACCTGAGATTTCGACAGTTTTGTCAGTGACTGTAGCATCACCTNNNNNNNNNNNNNNNNNNNNNNNNNNNNNNNNNNNNNNNNNNNNNNNNNNNNNNNNNNNNNNNNNNNNNNNNNNNNNNNNNNNNNNNNNNNNNNNNNNNNNNNNNNNNNNNNNNAGTGATTGTAAGTGCGAGTGCGCCTGGGTCGAAGGGACCTGAGATTTCGACAGTTTTGTCAGTGACTGTAGCATCACCTGTGCTTACCGTGATGTCTTCTGGCGGATTGTCAAAGGTGAGGGTGAGGGTATCATCAACAGTGAGTGTCGAGTCGGCTGTTGGATTCGCGCTAACGAATGCTGCCGGAGGTCTGATGGTATAGTTGAGTGTCTGGCTCCCATCTGTCCAAGTGACGGTCAGTGCGAGTGCGCCTGGGTCGAAGGGACCTGAGATTTCGACAGTTTTGTCAGTGACTGTAGCATCACCTATGTTCACCCNNNNNNNNNNNNNNNNNNNNNNNNNNNNNNNNNNNNNNNNNNNNNNNNNNNNNNNNNNNNNNNNNNNNNNNNNNNNNNNNNNNNNNNNNNNNNNNNNNCTCGCAATGAGGGTCAAGTCAAGGATATTGACGATCCCGTCACTGTTGACATCTGGGTTAGGGGTCTGATCTGCTGTGGGTGTCGTGCCGAAGTTTGCCGCGACGAGCGTTAGATCCAGGATATTTATCACTCCGTCGGCGTTGACATCGGATGCTCTTAATGTGTCGAGATCCGCGTCTTGTGTATAGCCTACGGTTGAATAAGTGAGAATCATACAGGTCGTTAAAAATAAAAAAGTGATTTTTCTCATTTTTTCTCCTCCGTTTCTTCAATCTCTAAGATTCCAAGGATTCGTTTCACCAGCTCAGCTTTAGGCATTGCCCCAACGAAGCCCTCGACCATCTCTCCGTCCCTGAATACGATATAAGTGGGCGTTCCGCGAATGTTATATTCAGTTGTTTTATCGGGTTGCGTCCTTACATCCAACTTCACGAAACTAAAGACATCTCGATATTCCAAGGCAACTGCTGCGACCACCGGGCGCATCAATATGCAAAAGGATCAGGTATCGTCTTTAAATTCTACCACAATAGGCAGTTCAGAACCCAAGACAATAGCGTCAAACGTGGCATCCGTGACTTCAAACGGGATGCCAGATCTGCTACCAAAATGGCTCGCGACGAGTGTCAGATCGAGGATATTGACAGTGCTATCACCGTTGACATCTATGTTAAAGGTCTGATCTGCTGTGGATGTCGTGCCGAAATTTGCCGCGACGAGTGTCAGATCGAGAATGTTTACCACGCCATCGGCAGTTGATTTCTTGTGTGTAGCCTATAGTTAAGAAATTGATCAACATTAAACAGGTCGTTAGCAGCAAAACCGTAATTTTGTTCATCTCTTTTTCCGTAGGGGTTATATTTTTGCGTGATGCCATTCTTGGACGGCTTCGGGAATCGCTTGCAAATTTTCGATAGTTGTCTGAAGTGGGATTGCACACTCCGGTCCGATCAATGGAACACCCGCATCAAGGTTTTTCACGACTTCTGCTTTAACGTCTTCTGGCTCTTTAGAAAAGAGGGTTTCGGGATTGTTAATGTTTCCGACAAGCGCAATGCGCTCCTGAACAATGTCCATGGATTCCTGCGGTTCGTTTTTGGAATCGTAGTGAAAGGCAGACATACCGGTTTGTGCGATGTATTCCATTCTGTCAACCGTGCGACCGCAGATGTGCAGGATTAAAGGGATAGGGATGCGTTCAACGAATTCGATGTGAAGGTCCCGAAGGTAGCGTTGATAGTATTCACCGCTGACGAGATCGCCTGTAGCGTGGTCAGGGAGCGTCAGCGCGTCGGCACCTGCCTCGATTTGTGCGACCCCGAATTGCACAGTGGCTTCCTTCATCCGATCGAGGGAAAGTTTCGTTTTACCCGGATCGTCAAGCGAGAGCAACAGGAAAGGTTCAACCCCGAAGCAGTGGTAGCCGAGAGACCAAGGTCCCATTGTTTTTCCAATGATAGCGACATCATTGCCGTATTCTTTCTTTAGGATTTTAATCGCTTCCAAGACGCACTGGATGTCTGGATGGGTCAGGAAGTCGTCCGGGACAACGATATCGTCAACGTCTTCCCAGATCGGTTCTCGCATCCTCACCGTGGGCCAATTGTCCTTCTGTTCCCACTGAATTTTGCAACCGAGTGCGCTCGATTCTTGGATGATCGTGAAAACGGGCATGATGGTATCGAAGCCGAGTTCGGTATATCCTGTCGCAGCGAGCCGTGCCATGAGTTCCGGTTCTCGATTCGCTTGTGGAAAGGGAGCCTCCACGAGATCCATCAGTTCAACGGTCGCGACGGAGGTGGGATTACAAACAGGTGTTCGATCGGTGGGTTCATTGCGGAGCGCGGCGAGCACCCGTTCACGTCCCGTCATTGATGTAGGCATCTTCATTTTCCTTTTATGTTTGCTGACTTGGGGCAGAAAGCACCCCGCGTGAGGCACCCATCTCCTCTTTTCGCAAGACGACTCTGACGTTCGGGGCGCGGATCAACAGAAGGCCGATCAGTGCGTCATGGGAATGTCCACAGGCGAAACTGACCGTATCCTTGTTATCGGTTTCGACACTTTCCATTTCACCTAATTTCATCAAGCCGCCTGCAATCGCTGATATCCGTCGTGACGCACCTCTGCCTTCGCCGTTTGCACTCACCTGATACGTGCCGTTTCCCATTGAATCGACGGTGATGATGAGTTGGGATTTCTTGTCCAGTATGTTTAGAGGTCGTGGTTCCGTATCGGTGCTTGATGTGAGTTTGCATGCCTCCAAGAAAACGCGGCGACAGGCAGCTTCGTGGATGTTTTTACACGGGAAATAGAGCAGACCATCGGGGGTTTTTAGCATGCCACCGAGTATTTGCATGGCTTGCACAACTTCCTGAATTCTCTCAGCGGCATCAGTGATTTGGCTATAGGTATGGACAAGAAAGACGGGGAAATCTGTTCCAGTCGTTGCATCGGCAATTTGCTGACAATAGAGTCCAATCGTAATATCGTGGAAGTGTGGATCGATGGGTATGAGTTCAATACGTCTGCCGATGTCAACAATGCGTCCCATTATGGATTTCCTCACAGCGATTAGCGATGGGCGAGTCTACCGCCGTAGTGATTTTCATAAATGTACTTGTAGGCACGTTCTGAGAGCCGCCGCAAGATAAATGTGCGCTGGTTTCTCCAATTCGCAAAGGGTTGCCAGCGGTTTTTGTAACTCGTTTTGGTTCTGTCCTCCATTAGCCCAACGAAAATATAAGGTCTCGGTTTGCCTTGTGGGTCTCGGAGCACTAATATGCCGCCGTCTCCTACCAATCCGTAGACAGTGCCGGTTTTATTATAGACTGCCACCGATGCGGGAATGTAGGTTCTTTTAAAGATATAGTCCCCGTTTTTGAGTTTGAAGTACCATTTCATTTTATCGGAATAAGGGAGTCGTCCGTGCCATAACCGTAGAAAGAACGTGCCGAGATCACGAGCAGATGTCATATTCTTGTAAGTCCGTCCGCTGGTTGGTATGTATTCGACAATCCGTGTCTGTTTAAAGTAGGGGTAATTGGTTCTGAGTATCCGCTCTACTCGGGCAGGTCCACCAAGGAGCCGAATAAAGTAGTTGGTTGATGGATTTGAGCTTCGCTGGATCATGGCTCTCAGGTGTCCCCTGTTTGTATTTGTGTGTGCTTGCCGTTTGTGTTTAACTTCATGAAAATAGGCGAGCATAACGAAGTTCTTAATCAGTGAGGCTGCCATCATCTGCTTCTCTTCGTTAATTGACACCAGTTTTTTATTTTTTGAGATATCATAGACGACGAAACTCGTTCGATCCGTTGATGACAAGGCGCGGCGACTCCGCTTGTTTTTGATATAGATTTCAAAGGTTGCCTCCAAGGGCGAATCGAGCGTCGCTCGGATTTTACTTGGGACACTCCAATATTTTGCCGCTGACGCACTACCTATCGGAAACAGGAGCGCGACCGTCCAACAGATCATGAGAGGGTATAAATTTCGTATATATCTAAGCATGTGACGTCTATTTCCTTTCTCATTCTTCTTTCGCTGAGGGATGAAGTATAGGGTATATAAGTGCAAAAGATGTCTGAGTTGTAAATCACTTGATGCTGGAATTAATATCTGTATTGATAGTTGATAGTTGATAGCACGCCGCTTCACGATCGTTTCGGACAAGAAGGTAATCCCCCGCGAGGGCGGGTGTGTTCCAAGTTCTACCTTTTAGTGGCGCAAAGCGCGCATGTTCTACATGGCTGTCCGGATTTGGATCTACGAGTACAACTTCGCCGGATTCGGTCAAAACGAGAAGAACATCGGAAATGAGGAGCGTCTGTCCATGTCCGTACCTACCTCGTTTCCATTGACGTATACCATCGGCTGGGTTTATACAGGCAAAAATTCCATCGTCTAACCCGTACAGATAGCCTTCGTAGTAAATAATATTAGTGAATTTCGCTTTTAGATATATAGTCTCCCATAGAGTAGAGACGCTGAATTCACCGGTTGGGTTACGAGAAATTTGGAACAGTTTCGCACCGACACCGTAACCGCTTGAAACAAGAAGTTTGTCATCAGGGAGCGGGACCGGTTGCGAGACACATTCGACTGATGGAGTAGGCCACGGTTGCTTCCATAAGAGTTCACCGCTCAACGGTTCATGTGCCGTGACGAGTCCTTGGTTAAAAATTACGATTTGTTTGACACCCGCGAAAGTGGTGAGGAATGGTGAGCTGTAACCACTCTTGATCCTATGTCCTATCCAAACAACTTCCCCGGTTTCTCTGTGATATGCCACCGCACCACCAGCACTGACGACTACGAGGTCATCGAAAACAAGTGGCGAAATGCTTACGCCCCAAGGCGGGGTTTCTGCCTCGTGTTCTTCAAAGATGTTCGTTGTCCAGAGTTGCTCTCCGGTTTCGAGGTCAAGACAGTTGAGAATCCCGGTTGAACCGACGGTGTAAACCCTGTTACCCGAGATCGTTGGTGTTGCTCGCGGTCCCTGCCCAGCGGGAGGTACGTCGTATCTCGCGAAATCTTGATGGCTCCACTTCACGTTACCAGTGTGGAGCTCATAGCAGACCACTTTTTCTTGCTCGCCTTCTTGTTCTTGTGTGATCGCGGAATTACCGGCAATTGCAAATCCTGACCAACCCGCACCCACAGGGCGCCGCCACACTAACTGCGGTGGATGCATGTCCCATTTCAGGTTCAATTGCGTTGTTGATATGATACCATCTCGATTCTGCCCGAGGAATTGGGGATAGTCCTTTGGGGATATATGGGGATCCAGCACGTTTTCAGAACTCAATAGGAAGGTGCTTTGGCTCTCTTGCCACCGCCATTCAAAGATCGGGACGAGGTCGCCGCTGAATCCTTTGAATTCGAAGACGTTGGTGCCGAGAAAAATAACCAAAATGATCGCTGCGAGGGAAATAAACTTCGCTCGCCGTCTCATTTCAGAGAGGAATAACAACCATAGGATACTCAAAGCGATTGTGCCAATCACAATCATGGTGGTTAAGAGAATCCTATCTTGGCGATGACCCGCGTCCGAAATCCATGTCACCAGTGTGCCTAAAACGGCTAAGACGATGACAACCCAAAGAGGCCACCAACGGATTGATTTTGCGGTGTTTTCCACTGTGAGAGTTCCTTTTCCCTTCATGAAACGTGAAATTATGCCGAAATTTCAGCGTTTTACGCTACCATACTAACTATAATAGTGTTTTTTAGTATTATTTGTCAAGAGGAAATTTGTAGGGGACTGGGCTGAAGGCATTTATTCTGCGGTAAATCGTGTGAAACTTTGCATAATAATTGGACGTATGATAAGATATTGGTGTCCAAAGAAAAAGCAGAATTGTGTGAAAGAGGAGAACAGGATGCGTTTTGAGAACAAGGTCGCATTTGTAACAGGGGGCGGTGGACCGTTAGGTATCGGGAGAGCGGCGTGTTTGGCATTTGCCCGTGAAGGGGCGTCTGTCGTTGTTGCGGGCGGTAGGCGCGCAGATGCTGTAGCTGCCGAGATCCGGGCAGACGGCGGAGAGGCACTTGCTGTTCCGTTGGATGTCACCCTGCCTGAGGACGTAAAGGCAGCCGTAAAGCTGGCAGTCAATACGTTTAAACGGATTGATATTCTCTTCAATAACGCAGGAATTCTTGGTAGGCAGCCGTTGTTTGAGGTGACACCAGAGCAGTTTGATCACGTAATGGCGGTGAATGTGAAGGGGTGCCTTCTCTGTGCACAGGCGGTCGCTGAAGTGATGATTCAGCAAGGTATACGAGGACGGATTATTAACAATTCATCTATTTTTGCTGAAGAATCTCACGTCGGTGTTTTGAGTTATTGTGTGAGTAAAGCTGCGCTGAATAGGCTCACGCGGAGTCTCGCCCTCGAACTACGTCCACACGGTATCACCGTGAATGCCGTAGCACCGGGCGGCGGCGCACCCACCGGTATGAATGCTTCACAGAATCTCCCTGAAGATGACACCCTACCGGATTTACCGCCTGCTTCACCCAACGCGCCACCCCTTGAACGGGGCGCAACCGTGTGGGATTATATCGGTGCAGTCTTGTTTCTTGCCTCTGATGAAGCCGCCTATGTTAGTGGTGATATTATCACTATTGACGGAGGAGCTGTTTCGCGTCGATGAATTGTAATTAGGAGAAGACTTTTT
This sequence is a window from Candidatus Poribacteria bacterium. Protein-coding genes within it:
- a CDS encoding serine hydrolase — its product is MLRYIRNLYPLMICWTVALLFPIGSASAAKYWSVPSKIRATLDSPLEATFEIYIKNKRSRRALSSTDRTSFVVYDISKNKKLVSINEEKQMMAASLIKNFVMLAYFHEVKHKRQAHTNTNRGHLRAMIQRSSNPSTNYFIRLLGGPARVERILRTNYPYFKQTRIVEYIPTSGRTYKNMTSARDLGTFFLRLWHGRLPYSDKMKWYFKLKNGDYIFKRTYIPASVAVYNKTGTVYGLVGDGGILVLRDPQGKPRPYIFVGLMEDRTKTSYKNRWQPFANWRNQRTFILRRLSERAYKYIYENHYGGRLAHR
- a CDS encoding LamG domain-containing protein; its protein translation is MRRNLFLLGLTAICVFAVSLSYAIEEGDILVYYSFDKLSGDKVPDDSGNGNDAVLAGKGSLVDGAFNKAIHLNGGVVVMEQNDFIVPIGEKTEITMEAWFFLNQHAAYDGIISIEAAAGGCCEFRTMVNPGFNPFWDAGHHADKSLGNFKFELKEWYHYVLVADGKDGKIYVNGKFIGEQPENFKWPKFKEAAIYIGAGENPNLHKVEDAIIDEVVIYAKALTEEEVRESMELSVPVVLAVDARDKLAVTWGELKTDF
- a CDS encoding BatA and WFA domain-containing protein → MQFLNPAAFYLLGIIPIVLALHFLKLRRHTRLVPSIMFWLSTDEDRRANIPFQRLRNLLLPLLQVLFLLLLVCSVARPALRRPGFMPGKAILIVDNSASMSSKEMGETRLTLAKQAAQQYVKEVAARGGMMLMVTNSPETYIQQAFTTDTSKLHQAIESIAETHTPRNLRPIFDAATRYADSPQDKIVFISDTFENLPDVSLPVQEIGVGGDAENVGIVRFSVEMLADRYEVLIGIQNFTDTPREIDVQLAVETVPLDDRTVSVPSDATRSVLFSGDPSGLEGKILSGHLGVDDDFPLDNSAWALLSPVPSLRISLVSDNRRSLLPELLKSYGDNVQLHLVNPVDYHGTGDADVAIFEGDTLAGREAFGRSILYEASEIASGTALVFIAPGDNFPFIREDASIVETERTPVRVIKEDVNHPLMENVSLQGLQVSESTHRVLPLWGHSLVETEKGALIWSGSRLGTRLLVFEFDAFNPEISNFALTIPEVPQFIYQCLAWFEAGTAPLQPLQSQKSRTRHAFRTGEVVNVALTREGRTLHVQKPDGTAVRVDSPIYDETDQIGVYTLFEDDTQLERFTVNLLNPTESALSYSPTVQITEPSVDVVAGLQPMAQEIWRWFALAAFLLLMLEWWFYHRSSV
- a CDS encoding class I SAM-dependent methyltransferase, translating into MTEWHRAYIQNAYRELENGTTRNQLHTLNINATGKRVLDVGCGPGNLLVALSTDTPELLVGVDVDAVFLATGRSRIEALIEPSSVDPLLLHASLPILPFADETFDLVTCFLVMPHVPDDTTALTELARVLKPGGTLAISGHGMGFPLRYLKRFKLKPLQMYLASLIYGCTGKKWIRNTLQNDKMICDILARIGVVPEMRHSNKKVLGCVATYWIKAIKSEVSPKATQ
- a CDS encoding PQQ-binding-like beta-propeller repeat protein, which encodes MENTAKSIRWWPLWVVIVLAVLGTLVTWISDAGHRQDRILLTTMIVIGTIALSILWLLFLSEMRRRAKFISLAAIILVIFLGTNVFEFKGFSGDLVPIFEWRWQESQSTFLLSSENVLDPHISPKDYPQFLGQNRDGIISTTQLNLKWDMHPPQLVWRRPVGAGWSGFAIAGNSAITQEQEGEQEKVVCYELHTGNVKWSHQDFARYDVPPAGQGPRATPTISGNRVYTVGSTGILNCLDLETGEQLWTTNIFEEHEAETPPWGVSISPLVFDDLVVVSAGGAVAYHRETGEVVWIGHRIKSGYSSPFLTTFAGVKQIVIFNQGLVTAHEPLSGELLWKQPWPTPSVECVSQPVPLPDDKLLVSSGYGVGAKLFQISRNPTGEFSVSTLWETIYLKAKFTNIIYYEGYLYGLDDGIFACINPADGIRQWKRGRYGHGQTLLISDVLLVLTESGEVVLVDPNPDSHVEHARFAPLKGRTWNTPALAGDYLLVRNDREAACYQLSTINTDINSSIK
- a CDS encoding MtaA/CmuA family methyltransferase translates to MPTSMTGRERVLAALRNEPTDRTPVCNPTSVATVELMDLVEAPFPQANREPELMARLAATGYTELGFDTIMPVFTIIQESSALGCKIQWEQKDNWPTVRMREPIWEDVDDIVVPDDFLTHPDIQCVLEAIKILKKEYGNDVAIIGKTMGPWSLGYHCFGVEPFLLLSLDDPGKTKLSLDRMKEATVQFGVAQIEAGADALTLPDHATGDLVSGEYYQRYLRDLHIEFVERIPIPLILHICGRTVDRMEYIAQTGMSAFHYDSKNEPQESMDIVQERIALVGNINNPETLFSKEPEDVKAEVVKNLDAGVPLIGPECAIPLQTTIENLQAIPEAVQEWHHAKI
- a CDS encoding thioredoxin fold domain-containing protein — protein: MRPVVAAVALEYRDVFSFVKLDVRTQPDKTTEYNIRGTPTYIVFRDGEMVEGFVGAMPKAELVKRILGILEIEETEEKK
- a CDS encoding undecaprenyl-diphosphate phosphatase, encoding MTFLEAILLGILQGLTEFLPVSSSGHLVLAQQFLGLKEPLVFFDVMLHVGTLAAVLVAYRDAIGRLVVGGLSAVADTQFWRNPPKSMLNTSAELKFIWLIFIGSIPTGIIAVVFKTQLESFFDEVRIVSVMLILTGVILQLPRLRREKPDSPDASTEDLKTWHAPLIGIAQGCAITPGISRSGTTISLALFLGIPAKTAAEYSFLLSIPAILGAVALKIRDVGDTTIPLYIVGSGMLASFIVGYMALRFLLVILNRGKFSIFSYYCVALGLTSLLIALIQ